The proteins below come from a single Pieris brassicae chromosome 1, ilPieBrab1.1, whole genome shotgun sequence genomic window:
- the LOC123713548 gene encoding neuropathy target esterase sws isoform X3: MDVVGLLNNINKKSDMFAVKTWTSEWSNSFQENQLLWSFCGCLLVSLLVVFIYYYRRWRAKELSEGTGATAAGEPAKRFRKRDKMLFYGRRMLRKVKSISNSGQGRKRRAVMRFARKLLQLKKESAPEQLKVLEPPAEYLEEDLTSDDRVPPDALYMLHSIRVFGHFEKPVFLMLCKHTEILNLPAGSFLFKVGDTDENVYVVQNGRVNVYISNQDGSSLSLKIVRAGESVTSLLSFTDVLTGNSQPYKTVNAKALEDSQVIKLPMRAFQEVFKEYPDIFVRVIQIIMVRLQRVTFTALHQYLGLSAELVNPGREKRRPNTTTASPMKTVKPVDCSTATHSPSHSERLVTEHTQSQPDVQPTSSFQRPKEGSSFKKHNTDNLDEQALIQIATEAFIKELGLENDQLLTGCVQVRDLPAGTYIMKEESHKDVALVYLLSGALLVSQRVAEGEGEVHMFTAYPGEVEGGLAVLTGEPSFFSIRAKHFSRIGLLSKTSVYSIMRERPSVVLHIANTVVKRLSPFVRQVDFALDWVFLESGRAVYRQDEESGSTFIVLSGRLRSVITHPNGKKELVGEYGKGDLVGIVEMVTQTRRSTTVMAVRDSELAKLPEGLFNAIKLRFPVVVTRLINLLGHRILGSWQKPTAGLGGAAAIESRPSQHNFSTVAVVPVSDDVPLTAFTYELYHSLCAIGPTVRLTSDVIRKLLGLTIMDPNNEYRLSSWLAQQEDKHKVALYQCDPSLTQWTQRCIRQADCILIVALGDKQPSIGKIEKEIERLAIRTQKELVLLHREGGANPTGTVHWLNMRTWVSQHHHVRCPHRMFTRKSQYRISELYSKVLMSEASVHSDFSRLARWLTGTSVGLVLGGGGARGAAHVGMVRAIQEAGIPIDMVGGVSIGAFMGALWCMERNITTVTQKAREWSQKMTQWGKQLLDLTYPATSMFSGRQFNTTIKATFGEVHIEDLWLPYFTVTTDISSSCMRVHRHGSLWRYIRASMSLSGYMPPLCDPVDGHLLLDGGYVNNLPGILWRYCRASMSIAGIFPPICDTMDGHLLLDGCYVNNVPADVMRSFGAKHILAIDVGSQDDTDLTNYGDDLSGWWLLWKRWNPFTSPVKVPNLPDIQSRLAYVSCNRQLEEVKKSDYCEYIRPPIDQYKTLQFGSFDEIREVGYRHGTAYFEGQRRGGGGGVSGAAAERRKHLAQPSLTDYTFTDLAQMVCSVRTARDGDNDSSSSSDYEEDQRHFEGYASEPSGGILEMSSSVEGAAWISDTELEGLRTRRVGGSLSLSEDEIDSEAEMYDPLNKRGGAR, from the exons AACTATCCGAGGGCACAGGTGCCACGGCAGCTGGGGAACCAGCGAAAAGGTTTCGGAAACGAGACAAAATGCTCTTTTACGGACGGCGTATGTTGAGAAAGGTCAAGTCCATCTCCAACTCAGGCCAGGGCCGGAAGAGGCGAGCTGTTATGAGGTTCGCGAGGAAGTTACTGCAGCTGAAGAAGGAAAGCGCTCCGGAACAGTTGAAG GTCCTTGAACCACCAGCAGAATACTTGGAAGAGGATCTGACGAGCGACGATCGGGTCCCACCAGACGCCTTGTACATGCTTCACAGCATCCGAGTTTTTGGTCATTTTGAGAAGCCCGTGTTCTTAATGCTGTGCAAACACACGGAGATATTGAATCTGCCAGCCGGCTCGTTTTTGTTCAAAGTCG GTGATACAGACGAAAACGTGTATGTTGTACAAAATGGGCGCGTGaatgtatatatatcaaaCCAGGATGGGAGCAGTctatcattaaaaatagtacGAGCCGGTGAAAGTGTTACTTCGCTTTTGAGTTTCACTGATGTGTTGACG GGTAATTCGCAACCGTACAAAACCGTAAACGCCAAAGCACTGGAAGACTCTCAAGTGATAAAATTGCCCATGCGCGCTTTCCAAGAGGTTTTCAAAGAGTATCCAGATATATTCGTCAGGGTTATacag ATAATTATGGTGCGACTGCAACGTGTGACCTTTACAGCTCTTCATCAATACCTCGGTCTTAGTGCGGAGTTGGTTAATCCT GGTCGCGAAAAGCGTCGTCCAAATACCACTACCGCGTCTCCAATGAAGACGGTAAAGCCAGTGGACTGTAGTACAGCGACGCATTCTCCCAGCCACAGCGAAAGACTCGTTACTGAACATACA CAATCACAGCCAGATGTCCAGCCCACGTCATCATTCCAAAGACCTAAAGAGGGATCGTCGTTTAAGAAGCATAACACTGATAATCTTGACGAACAG gCACTAATACAAATAGCAACTGAGGCCTTCATAAAGGAGCTGGGCTTGGAGAACGATCAGTTACTGACCGGGTGCGTACAAGTGAGGGATCTTCCCGCTGGGACGTATATAATGAAGGAGGAGAGTCATAAG GATGTTGCGTTAGTTTACCTACTGTCTGGTGCGTTATTGGTATCACAAAGGGTTGCTGAAGGAGAGGGAGAAGTCCATATGTTTACGGCATATCCAG GTGAAGTGGAGGGCGGTTTAGCCGTGCTGACGGGCGAGCCAAGTTTCTTTTCCATCCGCGCGAAACATTTTTCTCGTATTGGGCTGTTGTCCAAAACCTCAGTGTATAGCATTATGCGCGAGCGACCTTCCGTTGTTCTGCATATTGCCAATACTGTTGTGAAGAGGCTCTCGCCGTTTGTACGACAGGTCGACTTCGCTTTGGATTGG gtatttttagAGTCCGGCCGCGCAGTGTATAGGCAAGATGAAGAATCCGGTTCGACGTTTATAGTTTTGAGTGGTCGTCTCCGGTCTGTCATCACCCATCCGAATGGAAAGAAAGAACTGGTTGGAGAATACGGAAAAGGCGATTTGGTTGGAATC GTGGAAATGGTAACGCAAACACGTCGTAGTACAACAGTTATGGCGGTGAGAGATTCCGAATTGGCGAAGTTGCCGGAAGGGCTTTTTAATGCGATCAAGCTCCGGTTCCCGGTGGTCGTGACTAGGCTTATTAACCTGCTTGGACATAGGATCTTGG GATCTTGGCAGAAACCGACGGCGGGTCTTGGTGGCGCGGCGGCGATCGAGTCCCGTCCCTCCCAGCACAACTTCTCAACCGTGGCCGTAGTTCCAGTTAGCGACGATGTACCCTTAACGGCGTTCACTTACGAGCTCTACCACTCGCTTTGTGCTATAG GTCCCACGGTTCGTTTGACCTCAGATGTGATAAGAAAACTCCTCGGCCTGACAATAATGGACCCCAATAACGAATATAGGCTTAGCTCTTGGCTCGCACAACAAGAGGATAAACATAAG GTGGCATTGTACCAATGCGATCCCAGCCTCACCCAGTGGACTCAGAGGTGCATCCGTCAGGCCGACTGCATTCTCATCGTGGCCTTGGGAGACAAGCAACCGAGTATCGGAAAG atCGAAAAGGAAATCGAGCGTCTAGCGATCCGAACTCAGAAGGAGCTCGTCCTACTGCATCGAGAGGGCGGGGCCAACCCCACGGGTACGGTCCATTGGCTCAACATGAGGACGTGGGTCAGTCAGCATCATCACGTCCGGTGCCCTCACAGGATGTTCACGCGCAAGAGCCAGTATAGAATT AGTGAACTGTACAGCAAAGTGCTGATGTCGGAAGCGAGCGTCCACTCCGACTTCAGCCGTCTGGCTCGTTGGCTCACGGGCACCTCCGTGGGACTGGTGCTGGGTGGGGGCGGAGCCCGAGGAGCCGCCCACGTCGGGATGGTGAGGGCCATACAG GAAGCCGGTATCCCGATAGACATGGTGGGCGGAGTCAGTATTGGTGCGTTCATGGGCGCCCTCTGGTGCATGGAGAGGAATATTACCACTGTTACGCAGAAAGCCAGGGAGTGGTCGCAG AAAATGACCCAATGGGGCAAACAGCTGCTCGACCTCACATACCCTGCGACGTCAATGTTCTCGGGGCGTCAGTTCAACACCACGATAAAGGCCACCTTTGGCGAAGTACACATCGAAGATCTGTGGCTGCCCTATTTCACAGTAACGACAGATATCAGTTCCAGTTGTATGAGAGTGCACAGACACG GTTCTCTCTGGCGTTACATTCGCGCTTCGATGTCCCTCAGCGGCTACATGCCCCCTCTCTGCGATCCCGTAGACGGCCACCTCCTTTTGGACGGCGGCTATGTCAACAACCTCCCAG GTATTCTATGGAGGTACTGCCGAGCATCCATGAGTATCGCTGGCATCTTCCCACCGATTTGCGATACCATGGACGGACACCTGCTATTAGATGGATGCTATGTTAATAATGTACCAG CCGATGTGATGCGATCGTTTGGGGCTAAGCACATATTGGCCATCGATGTAGGCTCCCAGGACGATACTGACCTGACCAATTATGGAGATGACTTGTCTGGCTGGTGGCTGCTGTGGAAAAG GTGGAATCCCTTCACTAGTCCCGTGAAAGTGCCAAACCTTCCAGACATACAAAGCAGATTGGCTTACGTCTCGTGCAATCGTCAATTGGAA GAAGTGAAAAAGTCTGATTACTGCGAGTACATCCGCCCTCCGATAGACCAATACAAGACGTTGCAGTTCGGGTCTTTCGACGAGATCCGCGAAGTCGGCTATCGACACGGGACCGCGTACTTCGAGGGGCAGAGGAGGGGCGGAGGGGGAGGAGTCAGCGGAGCAGCGGCCGAACGACGCAAGCATTTAGCCCAGCCCTCGCTTACTGA CTACACGTTCACGGACCTTGCTCAAATGGTCTGCTCGGTGAGAACGGCCCGCGACGGCGACAACGATTCCTCTTCATCGTCAGACTATGAAGAGGATCAGAGGCACTTTGAGGGTTACGCTTCGGAGCCCAGCGGTGGGATATTAgag atGTCGTCAAGCGTCGAAGGGGCGGCTTGGATCAGCGACACGGAACTG GAAGGCCTACGAACGCGACGTGTGGGAGGCTCGTTGTCGTTGTCTGAGGACGAAATTGATTCCGAGGCCGAAATGTATGATCCTTTGAATAAAAGGGGCGGGGCCAGGTGA
- the LOC123713548 gene encoding neuropathy target esterase sws isoform X4 yields MDVVGLLNNINKKSDMFAVKTWTSEWSNSFQENQLLWSFCGCLLVSLLVVFIYYYRRWRAKELSEGTGATAAGEPAKRFRKRDKMLFYGRRMLRKVKSISNSGQGRKRRAVMRFARKLLQLKKESAPEQLKVLEPPAEYLEEDLTSDDRVPPDALYMLHSIRVFGHFEKPVFLMLCKHTEILNLPAGSFLFKVGDTDENVYVVQNGRVNVYISNQDGSSLSLKIVRAGESVTSLLSFTDVLTGNSQPYKTVNAKALEDSQVIKLPMRAFQEVFKEYPDIFVRVIQIIMVRLQRVTFTALHQYLGLSAELVNPGREKRRPNTTTASPMKTVKPVDCSTATHSPSHSERLVTEHTQEGSMATSSPIHIQGRRPRSDMPDVTSNIPQQSQPDVQPTSSFQRPKEGSSFKKHNTDNLDEQALIQIATEAFIKELGLENDQLLTGCVQVRDLPAGTYIMKEESHKDVALVYLLSGALLVSQRVAEGEGEVHMFTAYPGEVEGGLAVLTGEPSFFSIRAKHFSRIGLLSKTSVYSIMRERPSVVLHIANTVVKRLSPFVRQVDFALDWVFLESGRAVYRQDEESGSTFIVLSGRLRSVITHPNGKKELVGEYGKGDLVGIVEMVTQTRRSTTVMAVRDSELAKLPEGLFNAIKLRFPVVVTRLINLLGHRILGSWQKPTAGLGGAAAIESRPSQHNFSTVAVVPVSDDVPLTAFTYELYHSLCAIGPTVRLTSDVIRKLLGLTIMDPNNEYRLSSWLAQQEDKHKVALYQCDPSLTQWTQRCIRQADCILIVALGDKQPSIGKIEKEIERLAIRTQKELVLLHREGGANPTGTVHWLNMRTWVSQHHHVRCPHRMFTRKSQYRISELYSKVLMSEASVHSDFSRLARWLTGTSVGLVLGGGGARGAAHVGMVRAIQEAGIPIDMVGGVSIGAFMGALWCMERNITTVTQKAREWSQKMTQWGKQLLDLTYPATSMFSGRQFNTTIKATFGEVHIEDLWLPYFTVTTDISSSCMRVHRHGSLWRYIRASMSLSGYMPPLCDPVDGHLLLDGGYVNNLPGILWRYCRASMSIAGIFPPICDTMDGHLLLDGCYVNNVPADVMRSFGAKHILAIDVGSQDDTDLTNYGDDLSGWWLLWKRWNPFTSPVKVPNLPDIQSRLAYVSCNRQLEEVKKSDYCEYIRPPIDQYKTLQFGSFDEIREVGYRHGTAYFEGQRRGGGGGVSGAAAERRKHLAQPSLTDYTFTDLAQMVCSVRTARDGDNDSSSSSDYEEDQRHFEGYASEPSGGILEMSSSVEGAAWISDTELVGTY; encoded by the exons AACTATCCGAGGGCACAGGTGCCACGGCAGCTGGGGAACCAGCGAAAAGGTTTCGGAAACGAGACAAAATGCTCTTTTACGGACGGCGTATGTTGAGAAAGGTCAAGTCCATCTCCAACTCAGGCCAGGGCCGGAAGAGGCGAGCTGTTATGAGGTTCGCGAGGAAGTTACTGCAGCTGAAGAAGGAAAGCGCTCCGGAACAGTTGAAG GTCCTTGAACCACCAGCAGAATACTTGGAAGAGGATCTGACGAGCGACGATCGGGTCCCACCAGACGCCTTGTACATGCTTCACAGCATCCGAGTTTTTGGTCATTTTGAGAAGCCCGTGTTCTTAATGCTGTGCAAACACACGGAGATATTGAATCTGCCAGCCGGCTCGTTTTTGTTCAAAGTCG GTGATACAGACGAAAACGTGTATGTTGTACAAAATGGGCGCGTGaatgtatatatatcaaaCCAGGATGGGAGCAGTctatcattaaaaatagtacGAGCCGGTGAAAGTGTTACTTCGCTTTTGAGTTTCACTGATGTGTTGACG GGTAATTCGCAACCGTACAAAACCGTAAACGCCAAAGCACTGGAAGACTCTCAAGTGATAAAATTGCCCATGCGCGCTTTCCAAGAGGTTTTCAAAGAGTATCCAGATATATTCGTCAGGGTTATacag ATAATTATGGTGCGACTGCAACGTGTGACCTTTACAGCTCTTCATCAATACCTCGGTCTTAGTGCGGAGTTGGTTAATCCT GGTCGCGAAAAGCGTCGTCCAAATACCACTACCGCGTCTCCAATGAAGACGGTAAAGCCAGTGGACTGTAGTACAGCGACGCATTCTCCCAGCCACAGCGAAAGACTCGTTACTGAACATACA CAAGAAGGCAGCATGGCGACGTCATCTCCCATACACATCCAGGGCCGAAGACCCAGGTCCGATATGCCTGATGTCACCTCTAATATACCACAG CAATCACAGCCAGATGTCCAGCCCACGTCATCATTCCAAAGACCTAAAGAGGGATCGTCGTTTAAGAAGCATAACACTGATAATCTTGACGAACAG gCACTAATACAAATAGCAACTGAGGCCTTCATAAAGGAGCTGGGCTTGGAGAACGATCAGTTACTGACCGGGTGCGTACAAGTGAGGGATCTTCCCGCTGGGACGTATATAATGAAGGAGGAGAGTCATAAG GATGTTGCGTTAGTTTACCTACTGTCTGGTGCGTTATTGGTATCACAAAGGGTTGCTGAAGGAGAGGGAGAAGTCCATATGTTTACGGCATATCCAG GTGAAGTGGAGGGCGGTTTAGCCGTGCTGACGGGCGAGCCAAGTTTCTTTTCCATCCGCGCGAAACATTTTTCTCGTATTGGGCTGTTGTCCAAAACCTCAGTGTATAGCATTATGCGCGAGCGACCTTCCGTTGTTCTGCATATTGCCAATACTGTTGTGAAGAGGCTCTCGCCGTTTGTACGACAGGTCGACTTCGCTTTGGATTGG gtatttttagAGTCCGGCCGCGCAGTGTATAGGCAAGATGAAGAATCCGGTTCGACGTTTATAGTTTTGAGTGGTCGTCTCCGGTCTGTCATCACCCATCCGAATGGAAAGAAAGAACTGGTTGGAGAATACGGAAAAGGCGATTTGGTTGGAATC GTGGAAATGGTAACGCAAACACGTCGTAGTACAACAGTTATGGCGGTGAGAGATTCCGAATTGGCGAAGTTGCCGGAAGGGCTTTTTAATGCGATCAAGCTCCGGTTCCCGGTGGTCGTGACTAGGCTTATTAACCTGCTTGGACATAGGATCTTGG GATCTTGGCAGAAACCGACGGCGGGTCTTGGTGGCGCGGCGGCGATCGAGTCCCGTCCCTCCCAGCACAACTTCTCAACCGTGGCCGTAGTTCCAGTTAGCGACGATGTACCCTTAACGGCGTTCACTTACGAGCTCTACCACTCGCTTTGTGCTATAG GTCCCACGGTTCGTTTGACCTCAGATGTGATAAGAAAACTCCTCGGCCTGACAATAATGGACCCCAATAACGAATATAGGCTTAGCTCTTGGCTCGCACAACAAGAGGATAAACATAAG GTGGCATTGTACCAATGCGATCCCAGCCTCACCCAGTGGACTCAGAGGTGCATCCGTCAGGCCGACTGCATTCTCATCGTGGCCTTGGGAGACAAGCAACCGAGTATCGGAAAG atCGAAAAGGAAATCGAGCGTCTAGCGATCCGAACTCAGAAGGAGCTCGTCCTACTGCATCGAGAGGGCGGGGCCAACCCCACGGGTACGGTCCATTGGCTCAACATGAGGACGTGGGTCAGTCAGCATCATCACGTCCGGTGCCCTCACAGGATGTTCACGCGCAAGAGCCAGTATAGAATT AGTGAACTGTACAGCAAAGTGCTGATGTCGGAAGCGAGCGTCCACTCCGACTTCAGCCGTCTGGCTCGTTGGCTCACGGGCACCTCCGTGGGACTGGTGCTGGGTGGGGGCGGAGCCCGAGGAGCCGCCCACGTCGGGATGGTGAGGGCCATACAG GAAGCCGGTATCCCGATAGACATGGTGGGCGGAGTCAGTATTGGTGCGTTCATGGGCGCCCTCTGGTGCATGGAGAGGAATATTACCACTGTTACGCAGAAAGCCAGGGAGTGGTCGCAG AAAATGACCCAATGGGGCAAACAGCTGCTCGACCTCACATACCCTGCGACGTCAATGTTCTCGGGGCGTCAGTTCAACACCACGATAAAGGCCACCTTTGGCGAAGTACACATCGAAGATCTGTGGCTGCCCTATTTCACAGTAACGACAGATATCAGTTCCAGTTGTATGAGAGTGCACAGACACG GTTCTCTCTGGCGTTACATTCGCGCTTCGATGTCCCTCAGCGGCTACATGCCCCCTCTCTGCGATCCCGTAGACGGCCACCTCCTTTTGGACGGCGGCTATGTCAACAACCTCCCAG GTATTCTATGGAGGTACTGCCGAGCATCCATGAGTATCGCTGGCATCTTCCCACCGATTTGCGATACCATGGACGGACACCTGCTATTAGATGGATGCTATGTTAATAATGTACCAG CCGATGTGATGCGATCGTTTGGGGCTAAGCACATATTGGCCATCGATGTAGGCTCCCAGGACGATACTGACCTGACCAATTATGGAGATGACTTGTCTGGCTGGTGGCTGCTGTGGAAAAG GTGGAATCCCTTCACTAGTCCCGTGAAAGTGCCAAACCTTCCAGACATACAAAGCAGATTGGCTTACGTCTCGTGCAATCGTCAATTGGAA GAAGTGAAAAAGTCTGATTACTGCGAGTACATCCGCCCTCCGATAGACCAATACAAGACGTTGCAGTTCGGGTCTTTCGACGAGATCCGCGAAGTCGGCTATCGACACGGGACCGCGTACTTCGAGGGGCAGAGGAGGGGCGGAGGGGGAGGAGTCAGCGGAGCAGCGGCCGAACGACGCAAGCATTTAGCCCAGCCCTCGCTTACTGA CTACACGTTCACGGACCTTGCTCAAATGGTCTGCTCGGTGAGAACGGCCCGCGACGGCGACAACGATTCCTCTTCATCGTCAGACTATGAAGAGGATCAGAGGCACTTTGAGGGTTACGCTTCGGAGCCCAGCGGTGGGATATTAgag atGTCGTCAAGCGTCGAAGGGGCGGCTTGGATCAGCGACACGGAACTGGTGGGCACATACTGA
- the LOC123713548 gene encoding neuropathy target esterase sws isoform X10 yields MDVVGLLNNINKKSDMFAVKTWTSEWSNSFQENQLLWSFCGCLLVSLLVVFIYYYRRWRAKELSEGTGATAAGEPAKRFRKRDKMLFYGRRMLRKVKSISNSGQGRKRRAVMRFARKLLQLKKESAPEQLKVLEPPAEYLEEDLTSDDRVPPDALYMLHSIRVFGHFEKPVFLMLCKHTEILNLPAGSFLFKVGDTDENVYVVQNGRVNVYISNQDGSSLSLKIVRAGESVTSLLSFTDVLTGNSQPYKTVNAKALEDSQVIKLPMRAFQEVFKEYPDIFVRVIQIIMVRLQRVTFTALHQYLGLSAELVNPGREKRRPNTTTASPMKTVKPVDCSTATHSPSHSERLVTEHTQEGSMATSSPIHIQGRRPRSDMPDVTSNIPQQSQPDVQPTSSFQRPKEGSSFKKHNTDNLDEQALIQIATEAFIKELGLENDQLLTGCVQVRDLPAGTYIMKEESHKDVALVYLLSGALLVSQRVAEGEGEVHMFTAYPGEVEGGLAVLTGEPSFFSIRAKHFSRIGLLSKTSVYSIMRERPSVVLHIANTVVKRLSPFVRQVDFALDWVFLESGRAVYRQDEESGSTFIVLSGRLRSVITHPNGKKELVGEYGKGDLVGIVEMVTQTRRSTTVMAVRDSELAKLPEGLFNAIKLRFPVVVTRLINLLGHRILGSWQKPTAGLGGAAAIESRPSQHNFSTVAVVPVSDDVPLTAFTYELYHSLCAIGPTVRLTSDVIRKLLGLTIMDPNNEYRLSSWLAQQEDKHKVALYQCDPSLTQWTQRCIRQADCILIVALGDKQPSIGKIEKEIERLAIRTQKELVLLHREGGANPTGTVHWLNMRTWVSQHHHVRCPHRMFTRKSQYRISELYSKVLMSEASVHSDFSRLARWLTGTSVGLVLGGGGARGAAHVGMVRAIQEAGIPIDMVGGVSIGAFMGALWCMERNITTVTQKAREWSQVPNCFSENDPMGQTAARPHIPCDVNVLGASVQHHDKGHLWRSTHRRSVAALFHSNDRYQFQLYESAQTRYSMEVLPSIHEYRWHLPTDLRYHGRTPAIRWMLC; encoded by the exons AACTATCCGAGGGCACAGGTGCCACGGCAGCTGGGGAACCAGCGAAAAGGTTTCGGAAACGAGACAAAATGCTCTTTTACGGACGGCGTATGTTGAGAAAGGTCAAGTCCATCTCCAACTCAGGCCAGGGCCGGAAGAGGCGAGCTGTTATGAGGTTCGCGAGGAAGTTACTGCAGCTGAAGAAGGAAAGCGCTCCGGAACAGTTGAAG GTCCTTGAACCACCAGCAGAATACTTGGAAGAGGATCTGACGAGCGACGATCGGGTCCCACCAGACGCCTTGTACATGCTTCACAGCATCCGAGTTTTTGGTCATTTTGAGAAGCCCGTGTTCTTAATGCTGTGCAAACACACGGAGATATTGAATCTGCCAGCCGGCTCGTTTTTGTTCAAAGTCG GTGATACAGACGAAAACGTGTATGTTGTACAAAATGGGCGCGTGaatgtatatatatcaaaCCAGGATGGGAGCAGTctatcattaaaaatagtacGAGCCGGTGAAAGTGTTACTTCGCTTTTGAGTTTCACTGATGTGTTGACG GGTAATTCGCAACCGTACAAAACCGTAAACGCCAAAGCACTGGAAGACTCTCAAGTGATAAAATTGCCCATGCGCGCTTTCCAAGAGGTTTTCAAAGAGTATCCAGATATATTCGTCAGGGTTATacag ATAATTATGGTGCGACTGCAACGTGTGACCTTTACAGCTCTTCATCAATACCTCGGTCTTAGTGCGGAGTTGGTTAATCCT GGTCGCGAAAAGCGTCGTCCAAATACCACTACCGCGTCTCCAATGAAGACGGTAAAGCCAGTGGACTGTAGTACAGCGACGCATTCTCCCAGCCACAGCGAAAGACTCGTTACTGAACATACA CAAGAAGGCAGCATGGCGACGTCATCTCCCATACACATCCAGGGCCGAAGACCCAGGTCCGATATGCCTGATGTCACCTCTAATATACCACAG CAATCACAGCCAGATGTCCAGCCCACGTCATCATTCCAAAGACCTAAAGAGGGATCGTCGTTTAAGAAGCATAACACTGATAATCTTGACGAACAG gCACTAATACAAATAGCAACTGAGGCCTTCATAAAGGAGCTGGGCTTGGAGAACGATCAGTTACTGACCGGGTGCGTACAAGTGAGGGATCTTCCCGCTGGGACGTATATAATGAAGGAGGAGAGTCATAAG GATGTTGCGTTAGTTTACCTACTGTCTGGTGCGTTATTGGTATCACAAAGGGTTGCTGAAGGAGAGGGAGAAGTCCATATGTTTACGGCATATCCAG GTGAAGTGGAGGGCGGTTTAGCCGTGCTGACGGGCGAGCCAAGTTTCTTTTCCATCCGCGCGAAACATTTTTCTCGTATTGGGCTGTTGTCCAAAACCTCAGTGTATAGCATTATGCGCGAGCGACCTTCCGTTGTTCTGCATATTGCCAATACTGTTGTGAAGAGGCTCTCGCCGTTTGTACGACAGGTCGACTTCGCTTTGGATTGG gtatttttagAGTCCGGCCGCGCAGTGTATAGGCAAGATGAAGAATCCGGTTCGACGTTTATAGTTTTGAGTGGTCGTCTCCGGTCTGTCATCACCCATCCGAATGGAAAGAAAGAACTGGTTGGAGAATACGGAAAAGGCGATTTGGTTGGAATC GTGGAAATGGTAACGCAAACACGTCGTAGTACAACAGTTATGGCGGTGAGAGATTCCGAATTGGCGAAGTTGCCGGAAGGGCTTTTTAATGCGATCAAGCTCCGGTTCCCGGTGGTCGTGACTAGGCTTATTAACCTGCTTGGACATAGGATCTTGG GATCTTGGCAGAAACCGACGGCGGGTCTTGGTGGCGCGGCGGCGATCGAGTCCCGTCCCTCCCAGCACAACTTCTCAACCGTGGCCGTAGTTCCAGTTAGCGACGATGTACCCTTAACGGCGTTCACTTACGAGCTCTACCACTCGCTTTGTGCTATAG GTCCCACGGTTCGTTTGACCTCAGATGTGATAAGAAAACTCCTCGGCCTGACAATAATGGACCCCAATAACGAATATAGGCTTAGCTCTTGGCTCGCACAACAAGAGGATAAACATAAG GTGGCATTGTACCAATGCGATCCCAGCCTCACCCAGTGGACTCAGAGGTGCATCCGTCAGGCCGACTGCATTCTCATCGTGGCCTTGGGAGACAAGCAACCGAGTATCGGAAAG atCGAAAAGGAAATCGAGCGTCTAGCGATCCGAACTCAGAAGGAGCTCGTCCTACTGCATCGAGAGGGCGGGGCCAACCCCACGGGTACGGTCCATTGGCTCAACATGAGGACGTGGGTCAGTCAGCATCATCACGTCCGGTGCCCTCACAGGATGTTCACGCGCAAGAGCCAGTATAGAATT AGTGAACTGTACAGCAAAGTGCTGATGTCGGAAGCGAGCGTCCACTCCGACTTCAGCCGTCTGGCTCGTTGGCTCACGGGCACCTCCGTGGGACTGGTGCTGGGTGGGGGCGGAGCCCGAGGAGCCGCCCACGTCGGGATGGTGAGGGCCATACAG GAAGCCGGTATCCCGATAGACATGGTGGGCGGAGTCAGTATTGGTGCGTTCATGGGCGCCCTCTGGTGCATGGAGAGGAATATTACCACTGTTACGCAGAAAGCCAGGGAGTGGTCGCAG GTACCGAATTGTTTTTCAGAAAATGACCCAATGGGGCAAACAGCTGCTCGACCTCACATACCCTGCGACGTCAATGTTCTCGGGGCGTCAGTTCAACACCACGATAAAGGCCACCTTTGGCGAAGTACACATCGAAGATCTGTGGCTGCCCTATTTCACAGTAACGACAGATATCAGTTCCAGTTGTATGAGAGTGCACAGACACG GTATTCTATGGAGGTACTGCCGAGCATCCATGAGTATCGCTGGCATCTTCCCACCGATTTGCGATACCATGGACGGACACCTGCTATTAGATGGATGCTATGTTAA